Sequence from the Nocardiopsis sp. YSL2 genome:
GGAAGCCGATCGTGCCCCCGCCCGGCGTCCGCAGCCGGGCCAGCGCGTAGCCGGCGGGTGCTGACACCACCAGGGTGAGGGCCACGCATCCCAGCCCGACGACCAGGCTGGTCGTCAGGTTCGGCAGCTGCTGGTCGAAGACGGCCGCGTACCCCTCGAACGTGGGATCGCGGGGGAACCAGTGCGGCGGATCGGCCCGCAGGTCGTTCGTCCTGGTCAGGGAGACGTTGACCATCCAGTAGACGGGAAAGAGCATGGCCCCGGTCAGCAGGACGCCCAGGGCGGTCTTCCACCAGGTGCGGCGGCGGGTCATCGGCGGGCCTCCCGTCGCTGGAGGTAGAGGTGGACCACGCCGAAGACCAGTGCCAGGACGATGAGCAGGTTGCCGACCGCCGCCGCCTCGGAGAAGTCGGGCTGCCCCGTGCCGAAGGCCCTGCGGTAGGACCAGATCGCGAGTGTGGTCGAACTGCCGGCCGGTCCGCCGACCGTCATGATCCAGATGACGTCGACCACCTTGAGGGTGTAGACGAGGCCGAGCAGCAGGGTGATGGCCGAGACCGGGCGCAGCAGGGGCATCGTGACGTGCCAGAACCGCTTCCACGGCCCCGCGCCGTCGAGCGCGGCCGCCTCGTAGAGCTCGTCGGGCACGTTCTGCAGCCCGGAGTACAGGATCACCAGGTTGAAGGGGATCCCCAGCCAGATGTTGGCGATGATCACCGACACGAGTGCCCACTCGGGCGACGTCAGCCAGTTGATCTGGCCGATCCCGAAGGCGGAGAGCACCGAGTTGACGATCCCGTGGTCGCTGTTGAGCATCCACGACCAGGTGGAGGCCGACACGATCATCGGCAGCAGCCACGGGATGAGGAACATCCCCCGCAGCACGGGCGACAGCGGGAAGCTCGTGCGGAAGAACACCGCGAGCGCCAGCCCGATGGCGTACTGGGCCGCGATCGAGACCAGGGTGAACACCACCGTGGTCCAGACCGCGGGACCGAACGCGTCGGACAGGACGACGTCGGCGAAGTTGGCCAGGCCGGTGAACTCGGCGTCGCCCCGCACGAACGCGCGCGGCGTGTAGTCGTGGATGCTGAGGTCGATGTTGCGGAAGAGCGGATACCCGTAGAAGAGCACCAGGTAGGTGATCAGCGGGGAGATGAAGGCGAGTGCGGACCACCGGTGCCAGGCGGGCGTGCGCCGCCGGCCGGGCCCTCCCCGCGCGCGGCGGGAAGGGCCCGGCTCGGCCGGTGCCTCTCGCGTGGCCGGCGGCCGGACATGCGTCCGTGTCATGGCGTGCCGTCCTCGGATGGGGGGTGACCGGATCGAACCGGCGGATCAGCTGGTCGCGGCCTCGGCCTCGGCCTGGGCCTGCTCCAGCGCCTCCTGCGCGTCCGTGGCGCCGCTGAGGGAGTTCTGCACGGCACCCCACAGCGCCTCGGAGATGAGCGGGTAGTCGGTGCCGAGGTCGTCGCTGGTACGCCCCTTGGCGTTGCGCACCGCGTCCACCCACGGCTCCAGGTCCTCGTTCTCCTCCAGTAGCGCCTCCTGACCGGCCGCGGTCGGCGGGACGTAGTAGGCGAAAGTGGTGGCCGTGTCCACCAGGCCCTCCGGCGTGGTCATGCACTCCACGATCTGCGCGGTGACCTCGTACCTGGCGTCGTCGCTCTGCACCGGGGCGA
This genomic interval carries:
- a CDS encoding carbohydrate ABC transporter permease, which gives rise to MTRTHVRPPATREAPAEPGPSRRARGGPGRRRTPAWHRWSALAFISPLITYLVLFYGYPLFRNIDLSIHDYTPRAFVRGDAEFTGLANFADVVLSDAFGPAVWTTVVFTLVSIAAQYAIGLALAVFFRTSFPLSPVLRGMFLIPWLLPMIVSASTWSWMLNSDHGIVNSVLSAFGIGQINWLTSPEWALVSVIIANIWLGIPFNLVILYSGLQNVPDELYEAAALDGAGPWKRFWHVTMPLLRPVSAITLLLGLVYTLKVVDVIWIMTVGGPAGSSTTLAIWSYRRAFGTGQPDFSEAAAVGNLLIVLALVFGVVHLYLQRREARR